Genomic DNA from Alphaproteobacteria bacterium PA2:
TACAGGAAACAATGCGGTCATGGCCTCTGATATCGACACCAAACTTCGAGCCCCGGAAGCCTATCCTCTGGCGCGCAGAGCGCTCGAAGCCATGGAAAAGAATAAGGTTTGGCCGACCCCTCAGAACTTTGAACTCTGGACGCACTATGTCTGCGATCCCAGTGGCCCGCTCGCCAAGGAAATCGGCCGGATCATAGCTGAAGGCGGCGCCTTTACCGATGGCGCCTGCGATCAATTGGCGGCGACCTATCTGGCAGGCGGAAAACTTACCGAAGAAATTCGTGACACCGGCGACGCCCTGACCAAGGAGCTGAACTCGGTTTCCCAGGCGATCAAGTCAGCGCAGAAGTCCAGCGAGGCTTACGGCGTGACCCTTGAATACGCCAGCAAGTCGCTGGACAATGACCAGGGCGATCTCAGGGAAACGGTTGAAACCCTCGCGGCCGCCACCCGGCGTATCCAGGCCGAGAATCAGACGCTGGAATCCCGCCTCTCTGACTCCACGGCGGAAGTCAGCCGTCTGCGCGAGCACCTGGAACAGGTTCGCCGCGACGCAACGACGGACGGCCTGACCAACCTGGCCAATCGCAAGGCCTTCGATGCCGAGCTTGAACGCATGTGCGCAGCCTCCGAGGCTGACGGCCTGCCATTGACCCTGGCGGTTCTGGATATCGACCACTTCAAGACCTTCAACGATACATGGGGTCACCAGACCGGTGACCAGGTCCTGCGCTATGTGGCCGGCGTCATCGGACAGTCGGGCAGTTCCCCGCGCATGGCCGCCCGCTATGGCGGGGAAGAGTTCGCCCTGCTGTTTCCGGGTGAAAACGCCTCGCAAGCCTTCAATGTCCTCGAACAAATCCGGGTTGAGGTCGCTTCGCGCATCCTCAAGCGCAGATCAACCAACGAAGATCTGGGCACCATCACCCTGTCCGCCGGCCTCGCCGAGCGCGCTACAGGCGAGAACGGGCACGAACTGCTCGAGCGCGCAGACAGTGCGCTCTACGTCTCCAAGCGCAGTGGCCGCAATCAGGTCACCCGGGCGGACTCAATTGCCTCTGCGGCTTAGCTGAGCCCCCGAGGCGCCCCCTAGACTGACCTAAGGTCCGCTTCCATAAAGATCAGCGAAAGCGATCTCGGGAGGACGCCATGGCCTACAACAAGATTAAGACATCCGTCGCGGACGGCATTGCTGTCGTAACCCTGTCTGACCCCGCCACAATGAATGCCGCCGGGGTAGACCTGGTGGCGGAACTCCACGACGCATTTCGCAGTTTCATCCAGGATGGCTCCGAAGTCCGCTGCGTGGTTCTTACCGGCGACGGCCGCGGCTTCTGCTCGGGCGCCAACCTGTCGGGTCGAGGTGGCCCGGCCGACGAGCCCGTTGATCCTGAAGGCCCCGACGCAGGCGCAGCCCTGGAGACCGTCTACAACCCCTTCATGACCACACTGCGTGACTATCCCCTGCCCCTGGTCACCGCCATCAATGGCGCGGCCGCCGGCGTGGGGTGCTCCATCGCCCTGATGGGAGACCTGATCGTCGCTGCGGAGAGCGCCTATTTCCTGCAGGCCTTCCGGCGCATCGGCCTGGTTCCGGATGGCGGATCGACCTACCTCCTGCCCCGGCTGATCGGCAAGGCCAGGGCCATGGAAATGGCGCTTATGGGTGAGAAGATCTTCGGCAAGACCGCCCTTGATTGGGGTCTGGTCAATCGCTGCGTGCCTGATGATCAGCTGATGTCCACCGCCATGGAACTGGCCCGCTCACTGGCAGATGGTCCGTGGGCGCTGGGGTCAATCCGCAAGCTGATCTGGGAAAGCCTGGATTCCGGGTGGAGCGAACAGCTGCACAATGAGCGTATGGCCCAGAAACATGCCGGCAGGACCAACGACTTCCGCGAAGGGGTCCTCGCCTTCCTGCAGAAGCGCATCGCTGTCTTTACCCGTAAATAGGCCTTCTCAGGCCTCGAGGGCGCGGCCAGGCTCTATGGTCACGCTCTCGCCGCAGCCGCAGGCGTCGGTCTCGTTCGGATTACGGAAGACGA
This window encodes:
- a CDS encoding 2-(1,2-epoxy-1,2-dihydrophenyl)acetyl-CoA isomerase (Catalyzes the reversible hydration of unsaturated fatty acyl-CoA to beta-hydroxyacyl-CoA); its protein translation is MAYNKIKTSVADGIAVVTLSDPATMNAAGVDLVAELHDAFRSFIQDGSEVRCVVLTGDGRGFCSGANLSGRGGPADEPVDPEGPDAGAALETVYNPFMTTLRDYPLPLVTAINGAAAGVGCSIALMGDLIVAAESAYFLQAFRRIGLVPDGGSTYLLPRLIGKARAMEMALMGEKIFGKTALDWGLVNRCVPDDQLMSTAMELARSLADGPWALGSIRKLIWESLDSGWSEQLHNERMAQKHAGRTNDFREGVLAFLQKRIAVFTRK
- a CDS encoding GGDEF domain-containing protein, with the protein product MASDIDTKLRAPEAYPLARRALEAMEKNKVWPTPQNFELWTHYVCDPSGPLAKEIGRIIAEGGAFTDGACDQLAATYLAGGKLTEEIRDTGDALTKELNSVSQAIKSAQKSSEAYGVTLEYASKSLDNDQGDLRETVETLAAATRRIQAENQTLESRLSDSTAEVSRLREHLEQVRRDATTDGLTNLANRKAFDAELERMCAASEADGLPLTLAVLDIDHFKTFNDTWGHQTGDQVLRYVAGVIGQSGSSPRMAARYGGEEFALLFPGENASQAFNVLEQIRVEVASRILKRRSTNEDLGTITLSAGLAERATGENGHELLERADSALYVSKRSGRNQVTRADSIASAA